One region of Gossypium raimondii isolate GPD5lz chromosome 6, ASM2569854v1, whole genome shotgun sequence genomic DNA includes:
- the LOC105773149 gene encoding uncharacterized protein LOC105773149, whose product MAKRSDFAQKLLDDLRLRKERMAASQNTKGSNAMVADAYAYSKSTYKSSREPKAVKASGFRAGSTQNRPSGGKKSVTTGQTSNQIVPFGGGHKAEQMGDLSMALTFALENGGKIRTESSRNSSIFSFLQNIGRRQMDYGKMERGNRVVSRHQPSSSQLPTLSHIHIEEISRGAQKLNQILRACSNGLNFDRYSIEIGQELLKGAMDLQESLKLLVDMQEASDYLITPQRKSRLTLLEEDEDDDENTITIADQKQLSRPRFSFDRPSRKYNDIQEVAKTELKLRLAALTYSTDVPNSKHEKKGLGASNLRSHKRSVSCGTDVKTLSVFSEQNHSSSSQSKQEKSRIPNVIARLMGIEELPGNVDSKVSTKKESGNQKLEGTTTKKPAKGSTKKAEQREKDSTTSVLPPAKQKATLPSKIPLVQDTVTSQAGKTLATRNGSTRVDVHDKLPPRKDLEDVKPVISLRKGMINVDKRQSDSAQLNHNSGSRKEIQERNHDSIKHREQKYTERSEIKEPVFKDEMQQMIPYMHKRSESTLTLLEKPEYGESMLHGENSSANKLRLGNQQKLQNNHGFQQVHMLQKSEPQEKKRQPEEREQQKQKLQEKKQKRPESVSSNISKPMSGATDLQKKQLQLNQAATSRKGSTEHTDATQLNGLVNGRHQENPAGERSSRNLNFKIKDSLSRNSSQHSTRGDVESESAKARIPFAVDEKPVQVQTTINGRRAKGHKLEVPRNIDEAKTKKSANVYNMPRTMKNQSSNLQERKQTRQEKPAISREADHEASRFEEAETQIIRPNVSVASPKSSRVAQELQTEAQKDSILQSRLEDECQGQNEEQVLATKHSCQNTVPTFTKEQQNQEPGFGRDDEHEVKDSVSDPLQGTREESTENSCIPQPQKQRTSMAKKPEPLTESENHLKQILLKSQLFMNTAEALFKLNIPISILHSNSYDHHIDQDSKLVLDCGYEVMKRKGRRQELSVHPFLKVPITSNKAKSLDELVKQMCKDFDKLKLYGKDGREDSPFEDYQPKMLEADVNNKEPDLNCMWDLGWNNAMFGFLEKDDVIKDVEKYVLNGLLDEITRELFTSITVTV is encoded by the exons ATGGCTAAGAGATCAGATTTTGCTCAGAAGCTGTTAGATGATCTTCGGTTGCGAAAGGAGCGGATGGCTGCCTCTCAAAACACAAAGGGTTCAAATGCAATGGTTGCAG ATGCATATGCTTACTCCAAGTCAACCTATAAATCATCAAGGGAACCAAAGGCAGTCAAAGCT AGTGGTTTTAGAGCTGGAAGCACACAAAACAGGCCTAGCGGAGGCAAGAAATCAGTCACCACTGGGCAGACATCAAATCAGATTGTTCCTTTTGGTGGAGGCCATAAGGCGGAACAAATGGGAGATCTGTCAATGGCCCTGACTTTTGCACTCGAAAATGGAGGAAAGATAAGAACGGAGTCTTCCAGAAACAGTTCAATATTCAGTTTTCTACAAAACATTGGTAGGAGACAGATGGACTATGGGAAGATGGAAAGAGGAAACAGAGTAGTAAGTAGGCATCAGCCTTCAAGTAGCCAACTCCCTACTCTGTCTCATATACACATTGAAGAAATATCAAGGGGTGCACAAAAGTTAAATCAGATCCTCCGGGCCTGCTCTAATGGTCTCAACTTTGACAGATACTCGATAGAAATTGGACAGGAGCTGTTGAAAGGAGCAATGGATTTGCAAGAGTCTCTAAAGTTGCTTGTCGACATGCAGGAAGCTTCGGATTACTTGATAACACCACAGAGAAAAAGTCGGTTAACATTGCTAGAGgaggatgaagatgatgatgagaaCACCATCACAATAGCTGACCAGAAGCAATTGAGTAGACCAAGATTTTCTTTTGATAGACCCTCAAGAAAGTATAATGACATTCAAGAAGTTGCAAAGACAGAACTTAAGCTGAGGCTGGCAGCTCTTACCTACTCTACAGATGTTCCTAATTCCAAACATGAGAAGAAAGGTTTAGGTGCCTCAAATTTACGTTCTCACAAGCGATCAGTTAGCTGTGGTACTGATGTTAAAACTCTTAGTGTATTCTCAGAACAAAATCACTCAAGTTCATCGCAGTCCAAACAAGAAAAGTCCAGAATTCCAAATGTAATCGCAAGACTAATGGGGATTGAAGAACTTCCAGGAAATGTAGATTCAAAGGTCAGTACAAAAAAGGAGTCTGGAAATCAAAAATTAGAAGGGACAACTACAAAGAAACCTGCGAAGGGGAGTACCAAGAAGGCTGAACAAAGGGAAAAAGATTCCACAACCTCAGTTCTCCCACCAGCAAAACAGAAGGCAACACTACCCAGCAAGATTCCACTGGTTCAGGATACAGTTACATCACAAGCAGGAAAGACGTTGGCTACTAGAAATGGTAGCACAAGGGTTGATGTTCATGACAAGTTACCACCTCGAAAGGACTTGGAAGATGTAAAACCAGTGATAAGCTTGAGAAAAGGCATGATTAACGTAGACAAACGACAAAGTGACTCTGCCCAACTAAATCATAATTCTGGAAGTAGAAAAGAAATTCAGGAGAGAAACCATGATAGCATAAAGCACAGGGAGCAGAAGTACACTGAAAGAAGTGAAATCAAGGAACCAGTTTTCAAGGATGAGATGCAACAGATGATACCATATATGCATAAAAGATCAGAATCTACACTTACATTGCTAGAAAAGCCAGAGTACGGTGAAAGCATGCTTCATGGGGAAAATAGTTCTGCTAACAAGCTTCGTTTAGGCAATCAACAAAAGCTTCAAAATAATCATGGATTTCAACAGGTGCACATGCTCCAGAAATCTGAGCCTCAAGAGAAAAAGCGTCAACCGGAAGAAAGAGAACAACAAAAACAGAAATTGCAGgagaagaaacaaaagagaCCTGAATCGGTATCTAGCAATATCTCCAAACCAATGTCTGGTGCAACCGATTTGCAAAAGAAGCAGCTGCAACTGAACCAAGCAGCAACTAGTAGGAAAGGCTCCACCGAACATACTGATGCAACACAACTCAATGGATTGGTGAATGGTAGGCACCAAGAAAATCCAGCCGGTGAGAGGAGTTCAAgaaacttaaatttcaaaattaaagattCATTAAGCAGAAACTCCAGTCAGCATTCAACTCGAGGAGATGTAGAATCTGAATCAGCAAAAGCTCGCATCCCGTTTGCTGTGGATGAGAAACCTGTTCAAGTTCAAACAACAATAAATGGGAGAAGAGCAAAAGGGCATAAACTCGAGGTCCCTCGAAATATTGACGAAGCAAAGACCAAAAAGAGTGCAAATGTTTATAACATGCCGAGGACAATGAAGAATCAAAGTTCCAATTTGCAAGAGAGGAAACAGACAAGGCAGGAGAAACCTGCTATCTCAAGAGAAGCAGATCATGAAGCCAGCAGGTTCGAAGAAGCAGAAACACAGATCATTAGACCCAACGTGTCAGTAGCAAGCCCAAAATCATCACGCGTAGCACAAGAACTGCAGACAGAAGCACAAAAAGATTCAATTTTGCAGAGTCGTTTAGAAGATGAATGCCAAGGTCAAAATGAAGAACAAGTTTTAGCTACAAAACATAGC TGTCAGAATACAGTGCCAACATTTACAAAAGAACAGCAAAATCAAGAACCTGGTTTTGGCAGAGACGATGAACATGAGGTTAAAGATAGTGTATCTGATCCACTTCAAG GAACTCGTGAAGAGAGCACAGAAAATTCTTGCATCCCACAGCCACAGAAACAAAGAACTTCTATGGCAAAGAAGCCAGAGCCACTAACAGAAAGTGAAAATCACCTCAAGCAGATACTTCTGAAAAGCCAACTATTTATGAACACAGCAGAGGCGCTTTTCAAACTCAACATTCCTATCAGCATTCTTCATTCAAACAGCTACGACCATCACATCGACCAAGACAGCAAGCTCGTTTTAGACTGTGGCTACGAAgtaatgaaaaggaaaggaagaagGCAGGAACTAAGTGTTCACCCATTTCTAAAGGTACCCATCACTTCAAACAAAGCAAAATCCTTGGATGAGTTGGTCAAACAAATGTGCAAGGACTTTGATAAGTTGAAGTTATATGGAAAGGACGGGAGAGAAGATTCTCCCTTTGAAGACTACCAACCCAAAATGCTTGAGGCTGATGTCAACAACAAGGAACCAGATCTGAATTGTATGTGGGACTTGGGTTGGAATAACGCCATGTTTGGGTTTCTTGAGAAAGATGATGTTATCAAAGATGTTGAGAAGTATGTGCTTAATGGACTCCTAGATGAGATTACCAGAGAACTTTTCACAAGCATAACTGTCACAGTTTAa